Proteins from a genomic interval of Polaribacter sp. Q13:
- a CDS encoding RagB/SusD family nutrient uptake outer membrane protein, with product MKNTIYIFSLILLIFSCDRQEYLDIEPKGRVIPNKINDYRLLLDQTKVFGGVGGAQVISPGFVSSFYNTELASDDVMITDNFLSFYPEGSASTNTFIWKDNIYTDAEEDGDWQNLYGQIYVTNIVIDDVPNAIDGTVKEKDALKAEALAHRAYAYFSLVNLYGSHYNPATANTDLGVPLRLGTELVGVEYPRATVNDVYTVILDDLTEAIKHLPNTPELVHRPSKAGVYGLLARVYLYMGDFENARDAADNALALSNTLLDFNTFPDWFFPDIANQGDIPQNDPEIIWHKESGAAYSAAIASDDYLSLLESNDQRRRLFGPPSIFGLSGPEKIFTVGYVRTFKPIGPSTAEMFLTRAECNVRLNRADLAINDLNTLREKRMDTGTYEPITTTDEDEVFALVKKERRLELYMKGHRFFDLKRYNVYDSQKTNIIHTYKGETFTLTANSKNWALPIAQKYIFQNPEIGENSRE from the coding sequence ATGAAAAACACTATATACATATTTTCACTTATACTACTTATATTTTCTTGTGATAGACAGGAGTATTTGGATATCGAACCTAAAGGGCGTGTCATTCCTAATAAAATAAATGATTACCGATTATTACTAGATCAAACCAAAGTGTTTGGTGGTGTAGGGGGAGCTCAAGTAATATCTCCGGGTTTTGTTAGCAGTTTTTACAACACAGAATTAGCGAGTGATGATGTAATGATAACTGATAATTTTTTAAGTTTTTATCCAGAAGGTTCTGCGTCTACTAATACTTTTATTTGGAAAGACAACATTTATACAGATGCAGAAGAAGATGGCGATTGGCAAAACTTATATGGTCAAATATATGTTACAAATATTGTAATTGATGATGTTCCAAATGCTATAGATGGTACTGTAAAAGAAAAGGATGCTTTAAAAGCTGAAGCATTGGCACATAGAGCATATGCCTATTTTTCTTTGGTAAATTTATATGGTTCTCATTACAATCCAGCAACTGCAAATACAGATCTTGGTGTGCCATTAAGATTAGGAACAGAACTTGTTGGAGTCGAGTATCCAAGAGCAACTGTTAATGATGTTTATACTGTTATTTTAGACGATCTAACTGAAGCTATAAAACACTTACCAAATACTCCAGAGCTAGTTCATCGTCCATCAAAAGCAGGTGTTTATGGTCTTTTAGCGCGTGTATATTTATATATGGGAGATTTTGAAAACGCAAGAGATGCTGCCGACAATGCATTAGCATTAAGCAATACATTGTTAGATTTTAATACCTTTCCAGATTGGTTTTTTCCTGACATAGCTAATCAAGGAGATATTCCACAAAATGATCCTGAAATTATTTGGCATAAAGAATCAGGTGCAGCTTATAGTGCTGCTATTGCATCTGATGATTATCTTAGTTTATTAGAATCTAACGATCAAAGAAGAAGACTTTTCGGGCCACCTTCAATATTCGGCTTATCTGGTCCAGAAAAAATATTCACCGTTGGATATGTTAGAACCTTTAAGCCTATTGGGCCATCTACAGCCGAAATGTTTTTAACAAGAGCAGAGTGTAATGTAAGATTAAATAGAGCAGATTTAGCTATTAATGATTTAAATACATTACGAGAAAAAAGAATGGATACTGGTACATACGAGCCAATAACAACTACAGATGAAGATGAAGTTTTTGCTTTAGTAAAAAAGGAAAGAAGACTTGAATTATATATGAAAGGTCACCGTTTTTTCGATTTAAAACGTTACAATGTGTACGATTCGCAAAAAACTAATATTATTCATACATACAAAGGAGAGACATTTACCTTAACAGCAAATAGTAAAAATTGGGCATTACCTATAGCGCAAAAATACATCTTTCAAAATCCAGAAATAGGAGAAAATAGTAGGGAATAA
- a CDS encoding TlpA disulfide reductase family protein, with amino-acid sequence MKKLRFIPVALAIILSGCNTKENKKVDTCTLEINVDGNSTGKLTIAPYQRVESMEAYNELTITDSIKSKTTIVKIDTVSAVRKVSISYNKKNYSTELFTGTGTYVLSIINDSLIVKGAPRHEEYLKIKKALGIAKMEGLKYKKDLTPEEANFKASFSDKLIAAIKEHPKNIALAQSAYTQFWNTDTNTLDQVLNSFDASLQSSYFLEPLVERRKNLDLVTMGKPAPLFTLKSYDNKDVSVTDYRGKYLLIDFWAYWCGPCIKGFPELREIREAYSEDQLAILSISTDKNYDKWINAVDKHKLPWTQVIDDEKLPVNIGSKYAVVGIPHLVLISPEGNIVYKHDYHDVLTDELKNFLK; translated from the coding sequence ATGAAAAAATTAAGATTCATACCTGTTGCACTTGCCATTATTTTAAGCGGATGTAATACTAAGGAAAATAAAAAAGTAGACACTTGTACATTAGAAATTAATGTAGATGGTAATAGTACAGGGAAACTAACTATAGCTCCATACCAGCGTGTAGAAAGTATGGAAGCTTATAACGAGCTAACCATAACAGACTCTATAAAATCAAAAACTACAATAGTTAAAATAGATACCGTTAGTGCGGTAAGAAAAGTATCGATAAGCTACAATAAAAAAAACTATAGTACAGAGTTATTTACGGGTACAGGTACTTATGTATTATCTATAATTAACGATAGTCTTATTGTTAAAGGAGCTCCAAGACACGAGGAATATCTAAAAATTAAAAAGGCTTTAGGTATTGCTAAAATGGAAGGCCTAAAATATAAAAAAGATCTTACACCTGAAGAAGCTAATTTTAAAGCTAGTTTTTCAGATAAGTTAATTGCTGCAATAAAAGAGCATCCAAAAAACATTGCTTTAGCACAATCCGCTTACACTCAATTTTGGAATACAGACACCAATACTTTAGATCAAGTTTTAAATAGTTTTGACGCTAGTTTACAATCAAGTTACTTTTTAGAGCCATTAGTAGAAAGAAGAAAGAATTTAGATTTAGTAACTATGGGTAAACCTGCTCCTTTATTTACTCTTAAAAGTTATGATAATAAAGATGTATCTGTAACAGATTATAGAGGTAAGTATTTATTAATCGATTTTTGGGCATATTGGTGTGGGCCATGTATTAAAGGGTTTCCAGAATTAAGAGAGATTAGAGAAGCTTATTCTGAAGATCAATTAGCAATTTTAAGTATTAGTACAGATAAAAACTACGACAAGTGGATTAATGCTGTAGACAAACACAAATTACCTTGGACACAGGTTATTGATGATGAAAAACTACCAGTAAATATAGGGTCTAAATATGCTGTAGTAGGCATCCCTCATTTAGTTTTAATTTCGCCAGAAGGTAATATTGTTTACAAACATGATTATCACGATGTTTTAACTGATGAGTTAAAAAACTTTCTAAAATAA